In the genome of Corynebacterium glucuronolyticum DSM 44120, the window ACCGCGCAAGCAGGAGCGTGCTCGGGAAGCGGCTCGCCAAGCGGGACACACGTTCCGGTCGCTCATGGCCATTGAGTCTCAGGTGGCGAAGCTCGAAAAGAAGGCCTACGCGTGGCGTGTGCGCGAAGAACTAACGCCACTCGGGGCAGATATCACCTCGATTAACGCGCAAGGCGCACGCCTCCTCCAGGAGTTGAATGAGCACCGGGCCGATAACCCGGACAAGAAACTCACGTATCGGGCGATCAAAAACTCCACGTTCGCCACCTTGACGCTCACAGCAGAATCCTCCCGGTTGAAGCAGATTTATGATCGTGCGAAAGCCACGGACAAGACGTGTCCTGCTGATGGGTTAGTCAAGCTAGCTTTGTCTGAATCAGATGGGTCGCTTCCCACTGTTGGCAAACCTCTGTTTGTGCTCCCGTTCACTATGGACTTTATAGGCTACACGGAGGAGGAACGAAACCAGTTCGTGTTCTCGGCTACCAACGGTGCGACTATTACGGGTAAGGAGATTGTGGAAGCAGAGCTTGAAAAAGAGGGGATTATTGCTCTTGTCAGCCCTCTTGCTCCTGAAAACTTCGGCCTCTACTCGTTTGAGATGACGGAGGATTCCCGGTTTGCGGATGTGTTGGAGTTTATTAACCAGTCGATTCGTAATCCGGTGTGTCCGCATCCGGGGTGTTCGACTCCTGCTAGTGAGTGCCAGGTGCACCACATTTGGCCCGTCAAACTCGGAGGCAAAACAATCTCCTCTAACCTGATGTTGTTGTGTAAGTTTTTCAACGGTCGCAATGATGATGATCCGGCTACACCCATGTACGGCCGGATGGTGCGTATCGATGGGTTGGAGTATTGGAAGCCTGCGTTCGGTGGGCCGCTCCAGTTGAACATGCACCCGTGCGCCCAAGGCGGGGCCGTGCGTCTTGCCCGGATGCAACTCGGCATGCCCATCGACCCCAGCCCACCAGGCTAAGGTGTAAGGAAAACTG includes:
- a CDS encoding HNH endonuclease signature motif containing protein codes for the protein MSIAGDYIRVLAQAIDVAEELYGVSKAALVCRGIDTVNASHITKIANIYFGHCGAPRKQERAREAARQAGHTFRSLMAIESQVAKLEKKAYAWRVREELTPLGADITSINAQGARLLQELNEHRADNPDKKLTYRAIKNSTFATLTLTAESSRLKQIYDRAKATDKTCPADGLVKLALSESDGSLPTVGKPLFVLPFTMDFIGYTEEERNQFVFSATNGATITGKEIVEAELEKEGIIALVSPLAPENFGLYSFEMTEDSRFADVLEFINQSIRNPVCPHPGCSTPASECQVHHIWPVKLGGKTISSNLMLLCKFFNGRNDDDPATPMYGRMVRIDGLEYWKPAFGGPLQLNMHPCAQGGAVRLARMQLGMPIDPSPPG